Proteins co-encoded in one Capsicum annuum cultivar UCD-10X-F1 chromosome 9, UCD10Xv1.1, whole genome shotgun sequence genomic window:
- the LOC107843165 gene encoding GTP-binding protein At2g22870 — protein MQVVSKYSQIFSIFPHSIKPKIPNFQTLNPKIPNLRINALSSRTFNTSILTKKVLFMGPGVDPEDIKEDMVLPGSNIVVGPYAGDAKIKEVEFVKSSNKVKDCPRNEERGEFAMLGRSNVGKSSLINALVKKKEVALTSKKPGKTQLINHFLVNKSWYIVDLPGYGFANASEAARMDWSSFTKGYFLNRDTLVSVLLLIDASVPPQKIDLDCANWLGRNNIPITFVFTKCDKMKGGKAKRPDQNIRDFIELIRQNYKHQPPWIMTSSVSGLGRDELLLHMSQLRNYWNNE, from the exons ATGCAAGTAGTTTCAAAATACTCccaaattttctccatttttcctCATTCAATTAAacccaaaatccccaatttccaAACCCTAAACCCCAAAATCCCCAATTTACGCATTAATGCATTATCTTCAAGAACGTTTAACACTTCAATATTGACCAAGAAAGTACTGTTTATGGGTCCGGGTGTTGACCCGGAAGATATTAAGGAAGATATGGTATTACCCGGGTCGAATATTGTTGTCGGACCTTATGCGGGTGATGCAAAGATTAAGGAAGTTGAGTTTGTTAAGAGTAGTAATAAGGTTAAAGATTGTCCTAGAAATGAAGAAAGGGGTGAATTTGCTATGTTGGGTAGGTCTAATGTTGGCAAATCTTCACTTATTAATGCTTTGGTTAAGAAGAAAGAAGTTGCTCTTACTTCTAAGAAGCCAG GGAAAACTCAGTTGATTAATCATTTTTTGGTGAACAAGAGTTGGTACATTGTGGATTTGCCTGGTTACGG TTTTGCTAATGCGTCTGAAGCTGCTAGAATGGATTGGTCCTCCTTCACAAAAGGTTACTTTTTGAATCGAGATACCTTGGTGTCGGTCCTACTTTTAATTGATGCTAGTGTACCCCCTCAGAAGATTGACCTTGATTGTGCTAATTGGCTTGGACGCAACAAT ATACCAATAACGTTTGTTTTCACAAAGTGTGATAAAATGAAGGGAGGGAAGGCAAAAAGGCCCGACCAGAATATTAGAGATTTCATAGAGCTTATCAGGCAGAACTACAAGCATCAACCTCCATGGATAATGACGAGTAGCGTATCTGGTTTGGGCAGGGACGAGCTACTTCTACATATGTCACAGCTGCGAAACTATTGGAACAACGAGTAG